From a region of the Zingiber officinale cultivar Zhangliang chromosome 4B, Zo_v1.1, whole genome shotgun sequence genome:
- the LOC121976119 gene encoding 2-succinylbenzoate--CoA ligase, chloroplastic/peroxisomal-like isoform X3 → MKLVNPKMLVVDEHCNRWALQLQEEEKNLPSINLYLHIGESPSTFSCNHNYLTIEMVRGFVEASPMPDPIFAPGDIALICFTSGTTGKPKGVAISHTAIIVQSLAKISIIGYGEDDVYLHTAPLCHIGGISSCLAMLWAGGCHILIPKFDARLTFEAIKEFKVTSFITVPAMMADLVAYERKFNLSSNGETVSKVLNGGGGLPQELVRGANRIFPLAKIFSAYGMTEACSSLTFMTLCDPTDKRNGISFHEETTNGTLVRQLGGVCVGKPASHVQIKISSSNGSTCDPFVGNIMTRGLHVMAGYWNHKELITLDFDKKGWLETGDIGWFDCHGNLWLIGRKKACIKSGGENVYPEEVEAVISEHPGISRVVVVGVPDIRLNEKLVACLNIKEGWKWVDRNSKYAAEEKQVSDEIIQYHCRHKNLTRFKIPKIYMLWRKPFPLTTTGKLRRDEVRKDLLSLVQLPSNL, encoded by the exons ATGAAACTCGTAAACCCCAAAATGTTAGTGGTGGATGAACACTGCAATCGATGGGCTCTCCAgctccaagaagaggagaagaacttGCCATCTATAAATCTATATCTTCATATCGGAGAGTCTCCATCAACATTCAGCTGCAACCATAACT ATTTGACTATTGAAATGGTTCGAGGATTTGTCGAAGCTTCACCGATGCCCGATCCAATATTTGCACCAGGGGACATTGCACTTATATGCTTTACATCAG GAACAACTGGAAAGCCAAAAGGTGTTGCGATAAGCCACACTGCGATAATTGTTCAATCGCTAGCGAAGATTTCTATCATTGGTTATGGTGAGGATGAT GTTTATCTACACACAGCTCCTTTGTGTCACATTGGTGGAATATCTTCTTGCCTGGCAATGCTATGGGCAGGTGGTTGCCATATCTTAATACCCAAATTCGACGCAAGGCTAACGTTTGAAGCAATAAAAGAATTCAAGGTGACTTCGTTTATCACAGTTCCTGCAATGATGGCTGATTTAGTTGCATATGAAAG AAAGTTTAACTTGTCAAGCAATGGAGAAACTGTGAGCAAAGTTCTCAATGGGGGTGGTGGCCTTCCACAAGAGCTTGTAAGAGGCGCTAATCGAATATTCCCTCTTGCCAAGATCTTTTCTGCTTATG GAATGACCGAGGCTTGTTCTTCGTTGACGTTTATGACCCTCTGTGATCCCACAGATAAAAGAAATGGGATATCTTTTCATGAAGAAACCACCAATGGCACTCTGGTGAGACAACTAGGAGGAGTCTGTGTTGGAAAGCCTGCTTCTCATGTCCAAATTAAGATATCTAGTAGCAATGGCAGCACTTGTGATCCCTTTGTTGGAAATATAATGACAAGAGGCTTGCATGTTATGGCTGGGTATTGGAACCACAAGGAGCTGATCACATTGGATTTTGACAAGAAAGGATGGCTTGAAACAGGAGACATTGGCTGGTTCGACTGCCATGGTAATCTCTGGCTCATTGGTCGTAAAAAGGCTTGTATTAAGTCTGGAGGAGAGAATGTGTATCCTGAAGAG GTGGAAGCTGTGATATCTGAACACCCTGGAATCTCCAGAGTTGTAGTGGTTGGTGTTCCTGACATCCGCCTCAACGAGAAACTTGTTGCTTGCTTGAACATAAAGGAAGGCTGGAAATGGGTTGATCGGAATTCTAAGTATGCGGCGGAGGAGAAACAAGTGTCGGATGAGATCATCCAGTATCATTGCAGGCATAAAAATTTAACCAG GTTCAAGATACCGAAAATCTACATGCTTTGGAGAAAGCCTTTTCCTTTGACTACCACAGGGAAGTTGAGAAGGGATGAAGTGAGAAAGGACTTACTGTCCCTTGTGCAATTACCAAGCAATCTATGA
- the LOC121976119 gene encoding 2-succinylbenzoate--CoA ligase, chloroplastic/peroxisomal-like isoform X1 has protein sequence MDTYSRSHVCLCLRRLEAIRGHAPVTIAGARRKTGSKFVEGVHSLARALADSGIARGDVVAIAALNRCEPILHRTLRTSDSHDTHSRTFLASQRLSFEEARVAMKLVNPKMLVVDEHCNRWALQLQEEEKNLPSINLYLHIGESPSTFSCNHNYLTIEMVRGFVEASPMPDPIFAPGDIALICFTSGTTGKPKGVAISHTAIIVQSLAKISIIGYGEDDVYLHTAPLCHIGGISSCLAMLWAGGCHILIPKFDARLTFEAIKEFKVTSFITVPAMMADLVAYERKFNLSSNGETVSKVLNGGGGLPQELVRGANRIFPLAKIFSAYGMTEACSSLTFMTLCDPTDKRNGISFHEETTNGTLVRQLGGVCVGKPASHVQIKISSSNGSTCDPFVGNIMTRGLHVMAGYWNHKELITLDFDKKGWLETGDIGWFDCHGNLWLIGRKKACIKSGGENVYPEEVEAVISEHPGISRVVVVGVPDIRLNEKLVACLNIKEGWKWVDRNSKYAAEEKQVSDEIIQYHCRHKNLTRFKIPKIYMLWRKPFPLTTTGKLRRDEVRKDLLSLVQLPSNL, from the exons atggacacctactcgaGAAGCCACGTCTGTCTCTGTCTCCGCCGCCTCGAGGCCATCCGGGGCCACGCTCCGGTAACCATCGCCGGAGCCCGGCGTAAGACCGGCAGCAAGTTCGTGGAGGGCGTCCACTCCCTCGCCCGTGCTCTGGCCGACTCCGGCATCGCCAGAGGGGACGTCGTCGCCATAGCCGCCCTTAACAGGTGCGAACCGATTCTCCACCGTACCTTAAGAACGAGCGACTCCCATGACACTCACAGTCGTACGTTTCTTGCTTCACAGCGACTG AGTTTTGAAGAGGCAAGGGTGGCGATGAAACTCGTAAACCCCAAAATGTTAGTGGTGGATGAACACTGCAATCGATGGGCTCTCCAgctccaagaagaggagaagaacttGCCATCTATAAATCTATATCTTCATATCGGAGAGTCTCCATCAACATTCAGCTGCAACCATAACT ATTTGACTATTGAAATGGTTCGAGGATTTGTCGAAGCTTCACCGATGCCCGATCCAATATTTGCACCAGGGGACATTGCACTTATATGCTTTACATCAG GAACAACTGGAAAGCCAAAAGGTGTTGCGATAAGCCACACTGCGATAATTGTTCAATCGCTAGCGAAGATTTCTATCATTGGTTATGGTGAGGATGAT GTTTATCTACACACAGCTCCTTTGTGTCACATTGGTGGAATATCTTCTTGCCTGGCAATGCTATGGGCAGGTGGTTGCCATATCTTAATACCCAAATTCGACGCAAGGCTAACGTTTGAAGCAATAAAAGAATTCAAGGTGACTTCGTTTATCACAGTTCCTGCAATGATGGCTGATTTAGTTGCATATGAAAG AAAGTTTAACTTGTCAAGCAATGGAGAAACTGTGAGCAAAGTTCTCAATGGGGGTGGTGGCCTTCCACAAGAGCTTGTAAGAGGCGCTAATCGAATATTCCCTCTTGCCAAGATCTTTTCTGCTTATG GAATGACCGAGGCTTGTTCTTCGTTGACGTTTATGACCCTCTGTGATCCCACAGATAAAAGAAATGGGATATCTTTTCATGAAGAAACCACCAATGGCACTCTGGTGAGACAACTAGGAGGAGTCTGTGTTGGAAAGCCTGCTTCTCATGTCCAAATTAAGATATCTAGTAGCAATGGCAGCACTTGTGATCCCTTTGTTGGAAATATAATGACAAGAGGCTTGCATGTTATGGCTGGGTATTGGAACCACAAGGAGCTGATCACATTGGATTTTGACAAGAAAGGATGGCTTGAAACAGGAGACATTGGCTGGTTCGACTGCCATGGTAATCTCTGGCTCATTGGTCGTAAAAAGGCTTGTATTAAGTCTGGAGGAGAGAATGTGTATCCTGAAGAG GTGGAAGCTGTGATATCTGAACACCCTGGAATCTCCAGAGTTGTAGTGGTTGGTGTTCCTGACATCCGCCTCAACGAGAAACTTGTTGCTTGCTTGAACATAAAGGAAGGCTGGAAATGGGTTGATCGGAATTCTAAGTATGCGGCGGAGGAGAAACAAGTGTCGGATGAGATCATCCAGTATCATTGCAGGCATAAAAATTTAACCAG GTTCAAGATACCGAAAATCTACATGCTTTGGAGAAAGCCTTTTCCTTTGACTACCACAGGGAAGTTGAGAAGGGATGAAGTGAGAAAGGACTTACTGTCCCTTGTGCAATTACCAAGCAATCTATGA
- the LOC121976119 gene encoding 2-succinylbenzoate--CoA ligase, chloroplastic/peroxisomal-like isoform X2 → MDTYSRSHVCLCLRRLEAIRGHAPVTIAGARRKTGSKFVEGVHSLARALADSGIARGDVVAIAALNSDWYVQLFLAITYIGAIVAPLNHRWSFEEARVAMKLVNPKMLVVDEHCNRWALQLQEEEKNLPSINLYLHIGESPSTFSCNHNYLTIEMVRGFVEASPMPDPIFAPGDIALICFTSGTTGKPKGVAISHTAIIVQSLAKISIIGYGEDDVYLHTAPLCHIGGISSCLAMLWAGGCHILIPKFDARLTFEAIKEFKVTSFITVPAMMADLVAYERKFNLSSNGETVSKVLNGGGGLPQELVRGANRIFPLAKIFSAYGMTEACSSLTFMTLCDPTDKRNGISFHEETTNGTLVRQLGGVCVGKPASHVQIKISSSNGSTCDPFVGNIMTRGLHVMAGYWNHKELITLDFDKKGWLETGDIGWFDCHGNLWLIGRKKACIKSGGENVYPEEVEAVISEHPGISRVVVVGVPDIRLNEKLVACLNIKEGWKWVDRNSKYAAEEKQVSDEIIQYHCRHKNLTRFKIPKIYMLWRKPFPLTTTGKLRRDEVRKDLLSLVQLPSNL, encoded by the exons atggacacctactcgaGAAGCCACGTCTGTCTCTGTCTCCGCCGCCTCGAGGCCATCCGGGGCCACGCTCCGGTAACCATCGCCGGAGCCCGGCGTAAGACCGGCAGCAAGTTCGTGGAGGGCGTCCACTCCCTCGCCCGTGCTCTGGCCGACTCCGGCATCGCCAGAGGGGACGTCGTCGCCATAGCCGCCCTTAACAG CGACTGGTACGTACAGTTGTTCCTCGCCATTACCTACATTGGGGCCATTGTCGCCCCTCTCAATCACCGTTGG AGTTTTGAAGAGGCAAGGGTGGCGATGAAACTCGTAAACCCCAAAATGTTAGTGGTGGATGAACACTGCAATCGATGGGCTCTCCAgctccaagaagaggagaagaacttGCCATCTATAAATCTATATCTTCATATCGGAGAGTCTCCATCAACATTCAGCTGCAACCATAACT ATTTGACTATTGAAATGGTTCGAGGATTTGTCGAAGCTTCACCGATGCCCGATCCAATATTTGCACCAGGGGACATTGCACTTATATGCTTTACATCAG GAACAACTGGAAAGCCAAAAGGTGTTGCGATAAGCCACACTGCGATAATTGTTCAATCGCTAGCGAAGATTTCTATCATTGGTTATGGTGAGGATGAT GTTTATCTACACACAGCTCCTTTGTGTCACATTGGTGGAATATCTTCTTGCCTGGCAATGCTATGGGCAGGTGGTTGCCATATCTTAATACCCAAATTCGACGCAAGGCTAACGTTTGAAGCAATAAAAGAATTCAAGGTGACTTCGTTTATCACAGTTCCTGCAATGATGGCTGATTTAGTTGCATATGAAAG AAAGTTTAACTTGTCAAGCAATGGAGAAACTGTGAGCAAAGTTCTCAATGGGGGTGGTGGCCTTCCACAAGAGCTTGTAAGAGGCGCTAATCGAATATTCCCTCTTGCCAAGATCTTTTCTGCTTATG GAATGACCGAGGCTTGTTCTTCGTTGACGTTTATGACCCTCTGTGATCCCACAGATAAAAGAAATGGGATATCTTTTCATGAAGAAACCACCAATGGCACTCTGGTGAGACAACTAGGAGGAGTCTGTGTTGGAAAGCCTGCTTCTCATGTCCAAATTAAGATATCTAGTAGCAATGGCAGCACTTGTGATCCCTTTGTTGGAAATATAATGACAAGAGGCTTGCATGTTATGGCTGGGTATTGGAACCACAAGGAGCTGATCACATTGGATTTTGACAAGAAAGGATGGCTTGAAACAGGAGACATTGGCTGGTTCGACTGCCATGGTAATCTCTGGCTCATTGGTCGTAAAAAGGCTTGTATTAAGTCTGGAGGAGAGAATGTGTATCCTGAAGAG GTGGAAGCTGTGATATCTGAACACCCTGGAATCTCCAGAGTTGTAGTGGTTGGTGTTCCTGACATCCGCCTCAACGAGAAACTTGTTGCTTGCTTGAACATAAAGGAAGGCTGGAAATGGGTTGATCGGAATTCTAAGTATGCGGCGGAGGAGAAACAAGTGTCGGATGAGATCATCCAGTATCATTGCAGGCATAAAAATTTAACCAG GTTCAAGATACCGAAAATCTACATGCTTTGGAGAAAGCCTTTTCCTTTGACTACCACAGGGAAGTTGAGAAGGGATGAAGTGAGAAAGGACTTACTGTCCCTTGTGCAATTACCAAGCAATCTATGA